A single window of Nocardia sp. NBC_01327 DNA harbors:
- a CDS encoding MlaD family protein, with amino-acid sequence MNSPLWQWILRRRIGIANLGLVAVLIVGCGYIGGYVLRFNPIPHTYDVTVEFATAGGLAAGNDVNFRGVRVGKVSAVEASGDGVAAIAEIDDSARIPVGGTVAIGRLSAAGEQYLDFRPDSDTGPYLHGGSVVERAGTTVPVQIQSVFANLSNLIGGMNPDRLNVIIDELDKALAGGPDRLRNMVSGLSRAMSGLTDLLPQTRQLIENLEVIADTTQHAQPDLSTLTKAGSALFDQMTAADQELRTLLQQGPGQLDTFGDFLSRTQDPMTDLVTNFVAVTKAAKLRAPAIAALFPALRVGSEALGIPAHDGAYNTLVDPWPRPTCEYDTIPVVPTDAQVDTRVRLYNYCVTSNPALQVRGSANAPRPDVPDNGASAPPGVTGNELSQPVPTR; translated from the coding sequence GTGAATTCCCCGCTGTGGCAGTGGATTCTGCGGCGTCGCATTGGCATCGCCAATCTGGGCCTGGTCGCGGTGCTGATTGTGGGCTGCGGCTATATCGGCGGATATGTGCTGCGGTTCAACCCGATTCCGCATACCTACGATGTGACGGTCGAATTCGCCACCGCCGGCGGCCTCGCGGCCGGCAATGACGTGAACTTCCGCGGTGTGCGGGTCGGGAAGGTCAGCGCGGTCGAGGCTTCCGGGGACGGCGTCGCGGCCATTGCCGAGATCGATGATTCGGCACGGATTCCCGTGGGCGGCACCGTGGCCATCGGGCGGCTGTCGGCGGCGGGCGAACAGTATCTGGACTTCCGGCCGGACTCCGATACCGGGCCCTATCTGCACGGCGGTTCGGTGGTGGAGCGCGCCGGAACCACTGTGCCGGTGCAGATCCAGTCGGTGTTCGCGAATCTGAGCAATCTCATCGGCGGCATGAATCCGGACCGGTTGAACGTCATTATCGACGAGCTCGACAAGGCGCTGGCCGGTGGTCCGGATCGCCTGCGCAATATGGTCTCCGGGCTCAGCCGGGCCATGTCGGGGCTCACCGATCTGCTGCCGCAGACCCGGCAGCTCATCGAGAATCTCGAGGTCATCGCCGATACCACCCAGCACGCACAGCCGGATCTGAGCACACTCACCAAGGCGGGCAGTGCGCTGTTCGACCAAATGACCGCGGCCGATCAGGAATTGCGCACGCTGCTGCAGCAGGGCCCCGGACAGCTCGATACCTTCGGCGACTTCCTGTCCCGGACCCAGGACCCGATGACGGATCTGGTCACCAATTTTGTGGCCGTCACCAAGGCCGCCAAACTACGGGCCCCGGCGATTGCCGCGCTCTTTCCCGCACTGCGGGTGGGCTCGGAGGCGCTGGGCATTCCGGCGCACGACGGCGCGTACAACACACTGGTCGATCCGTGGCCGCGGCCGACCTGCGAATACGACACCATCCCGGTGGTTCCCACCGACGCGCAGGTCGATACCCGGGTGCGGCTCTACAACTACTGCGTCACCAGCAATCCGGCACTGCAGGTCCGCGGCTCGGCCAATGCGCCACGGCCGGATGTGCCCGATAACGGCGCGAGCGCCCCGCCGGGAGTCACCGGCAATGAACTCTCCCAGCCCGTACCCACCCGATAG
- a CDS encoding TetR/AcrR family transcriptional regulator, with the protein MNVEEQRVIRRRPKNRRAQIAATSAAAFGSLGYHGVSMEDIAARLGISSAALYRHYPSKYALFREELLRLGQLTLDSVTPPDESEGLTPRARLESVLDKIIAETIANRATVTLVRWEQRYLDETDRQTLSDQFARALSVLRGLIGDVRPELDEHERALRAVALFSVISSIGDHHAALPAKPLTALLHSTCGPLIDGELPPPGTAATTPRATEIPQSFKHELLLKKAVELFHQRGYPNVSVEDIATAADLSAASAVYRYYRSKGDLLAAAFRRAADRVSGAIGPAVASSSAPGEALTKLIDLYVAGSFAERELTFVYYAEFGHVSPEERTMLRNVQRLIVAEWVRLLVAVRPELSEGEARILVHAGFGLVVDMGRVFGDNERICPQERVIRLMEITLFGTERVIEAAVPEP; encoded by the coding sequence ATGAATGTCGAGGAGCAGCGCGTGATCCGCCGCCGCCCGAAGAACCGGCGCGCCCAGATCGCCGCCACCTCGGCGGCCGCTTTCGGCTCGCTCGGCTACCACGGTGTGAGCATGGAGGATATCGCCGCACGCCTGGGCATCTCCTCGGCCGCGCTCTATCGGCACTATCCGAGCAAGTACGCACTGTTCCGGGAGGAACTGCTGCGGCTCGGGCAGCTCACCCTGGATTCGGTCACGCCGCCGGACGAGTCCGAGGGGCTCACTCCTCGCGCGCGACTGGAGAGTGTGCTCGACAAGATCATTGCCGAGACCATCGCCAATCGCGCCACCGTCACCCTGGTGCGCTGGGAGCAGCGGTATCTCGACGAGACCGACCGCCAGACGCTGTCCGATCAGTTCGCCAGGGCGCTGAGCGTGCTGCGCGGGCTCATCGGGGATGTGCGCCCGGAACTCGACGAACACGAGCGCGCGCTGCGGGCGGTGGCGCTGTTCAGCGTGATCAGCAGCATCGGCGACCATCACGCCGCACTGCCTGCGAAACCGCTGACCGCACTGCTGCATTCGACCTGCGGTCCGCTCATCGACGGCGAACTGCCGCCGCCGGGCACCGCCGCGACGACGCCGCGCGCCACCGAGATCCCGCAGTCGTTCAAGCACGAACTGCTGTTGAAGAAGGCGGTGGAGCTGTTCCACCAGCGCGGTTATCCCAATGTGAGTGTGGAGGACATTGCCACGGCGGCCGATCTGTCGGCGGCCTCCGCGGTGTACCGCTACTACCGCAGCAAGGGTGATCTGCTGGCGGCGGCCTTCCGGCGCGCGGCCGATCGGGTGTCGGGAGCGATCGGCCCGGCCGTGGCGTCCTCGTCGGCGCCCGGCGAAGCGCTCACCAAACTCATCGATCTCTATGTCGCGGGCTCCTTCGCCGAGCGCGAGCTGACCTTCGTCTATTACGCGGAGTTCGGCCATGTTTCGCCCGAGGAACGCACCATGCTGCGCAATGTGCAGCGGCTCATCGTGGCCGAATGGGTGCGCCTGCTGGTGGCGGTGCGCCCGGAGCTGTCCGAGGGCGAGGCGCGGATTCTGGTGCACGCCGGTTTCGGGCTGGTCGTCGATATGGGGCGCGTCTTCGGTGACAATGAGCGAATCTGCCCGCAGGAGCGGGTGATTCGGCTCATGGAGATCACCCTCTTCGGCACGGAACGGGTGATCGAAGCGGCGGTGCCGGAACCCTGA
- a CDS encoding BTAD domain-containing putative transcriptional regulator translates to MAQPRVQVLGPIRLTVDDRPVGLGATMLRAVLARLVAAGGHAVTADQLIDDLWEGKPPPSAASVLQVHIHNLRRHFEPDRPRRAAARYVVNESLGYALKLDAEAVDAWHFEAQLRHYDQRLRDHADPPAPRERRELLDAALACWNGAPYEGLTLFGWAGREANRLSELQLATAERRAQVELDLGHPAEVAAELRALFDQHPEREECARLLATAQYRSGQQAQALATLRRTREYLGEEYGIDPGPALRELEIAILDHAEMLTPAVTSPPLLIKPVRKAPSYSGYRNERGTLLRVAAEVRGGHLQTIWVAGAPGAGKTTLAESVLAELAAQRWTTVRGGCPEVDGAPPAWAWSEIRAGLETEGAQPDLFATDDAFTIARTVVSACRQRTAAGPVLILLEDTHRADTATLQVLRQTVNWLRDEPVLILITLRGAEAGPGLHATAGALAHHTAAWLELTGLDLATTRAVARAAGLGALTDESLARLHRRTGGNPLFIREIAKLVAAQGSEVVLDEVPDTIRELINQRFGNLPDPVITALQQLAIWGEGVDLRILSRAAGVSEEELIDLIAAAESAGLVRTDRTGRITFDHALIQDTVYRRIPMLRRVRMHWAALQLLEESEDRYPGLARDPDMLAHHAILGAGPETASRAIEYVRAAIARSTERAMRADTVRLWQSAIELHELAGHTGDHAASGDRAMVLEAHCELVNALAYQGRLLDARGERQRAIALARRLDDRQLLIRAQTSWRVPNMWTLVEAGTPTPDLTEILGPVAMAELPRETQARLLLSIVLDTAVAARTGETWAAAERAVQLARAVDEPELLCWALNIQTFALLQGSPREPAEEILRIAEAAGLGEYRAVAHYSLYRAALCESDLRAAADHAALALEEATDGQLQQILDALGLFGFEAAMLRGDLPAARRAFEERFTRLAQRGLADAAGVLLLGEVSLAWAKGDLSGLIEPVTELFEVAPEIAAPVYTMALLHAGGRARARAVYDRYPRVFPYVWPTTFAVLRAHAAIEFGDSEEIRRLYEQLAGHSETIAGIETGLCLHLGPMDSTLADLAVALGNTKKAAIHRARAEALLLRMRADLAVIDLEVSRPRMTTSA, encoded by the coding sequence ATGGCGCAGCCACGCGTGCAGGTGCTCGGGCCGATTCGATTGACCGTCGACGACCGACCGGTCGGACTGGGCGCCACCATGTTGCGGGCGGTACTCGCTCGCCTGGTGGCCGCCGGCGGCCATGCCGTCACCGCCGATCAGCTCATCGACGATCTCTGGGAGGGCAAACCGCCGCCCAGCGCGGCCTCCGTGCTGCAGGTGCACATCCACAATCTGCGCAGGCACTTCGAACCCGACCGTCCGCGCCGGGCGGCCGCCCGCTACGTGGTGAACGAATCCCTCGGCTACGCACTGAAACTCGATGCCGAGGCGGTCGACGCCTGGCATTTCGAAGCCCAGCTGCGGCACTACGATCAGCGACTGCGCGATCACGCCGACCCGCCCGCCCCGAGGGAACGGCGCGAACTGCTCGATGCGGCGCTCGCCTGCTGGAACGGCGCACCCTACGAGGGGCTCACGCTCTTCGGGTGGGCCGGACGGGAAGCCAACCGGCTCAGCGAATTACAACTCGCCACCGCCGAGCGGCGCGCCCAGGTGGAACTCGATCTGGGTCATCCGGCCGAGGTCGCCGCGGAACTGCGCGCGCTCTTCGATCAGCACCCCGAGCGCGAGGAGTGCGCCCGTCTGCTCGCCACGGCGCAGTACCGGTCCGGGCAGCAGGCGCAGGCGCTGGCGACACTGCGGCGGACGCGGGAGTATCTCGGCGAGGAATACGGCATCGATCCCGGTCCGGCGCTGCGGGAATTGGAAATCGCCATTCTAGACCACGCCGAGATGCTCACCCCGGCAGTGACTTCACCGCCGCTGCTGATCAAGCCGGTGCGAAAGGCGCCGTCCTACAGCGGTTACCGCAATGAGCGCGGCACGCTGCTCCGGGTGGCGGCGGAGGTTCGCGGTGGCCATCTGCAGACGATCTGGGTTGCCGGTGCGCCCGGCGCAGGCAAGACCACCCTCGCCGAATCCGTGCTCGCCGAGCTGGCCGCGCAGCGGTGGACCACGGTGCGCGGCGGCTGTCCGGAAGTGGACGGGGCGCCTCCGGCGTGGGCGTGGTCGGAAATCCGCGCCGGACTCGAAACCGAAGGTGCGCAACCGGATCTGTTCGCGACCGACGATGCCTTCACCATTGCCCGCACGGTGGTCAGCGCCTGCCGGCAGCGCACCGCGGCCGGGCCGGTGCTCATCCTGCTCGAGGACACCCATCGCGCCGATACCGCCACCCTGCAGGTGCTGCGGCAGACGGTGAACTGGTTGCGCGATGAACCCGTGCTCATTCTGATCACCCTGCGCGGGGCCGAAGCCGGTCCGGGACTGCACGCCACCGCGGGCGCGCTGGCCCATCACACCGCGGCATGGCTGGAGCTGACCGGGCTCGATCTGGCCACCACGCGGGCCGTCGCCCGGGCGGCCGGACTCGGCGCGCTGACCGACGAATCGCTGGCGCGGCTGCACCGACGCACCGGCGGCAATCCGCTGTTCATCCGGGAGATCGCGAAACTGGTTGCGGCCCAGGGGTCCGAGGTCGTGCTGGACGAGGTGCCCGACACCATCCGGGAGCTGATCAATCAGCGCTTCGGCAATCTTCCGGATCCGGTGATCACCGCGCTGCAGCAGCTGGCCATCTGGGGCGAGGGCGTGGACCTGCGCATTCTCAGCCGGGCCGCAGGGGTGAGCGAGGAGGAGCTCATCGATCTGATCGCCGCGGCCGAATCCGCCGGGTTGGTCCGCACCGACCGCACCGGGCGCATCACCTTCGATCATGCGCTCATCCAGGACACCGTCTATCGGCGCATACCCATGCTGCGGCGGGTCCGAATGCATTGGGCCGCCCTGCAACTGTTGGAGGAGTCCGAGGACAGATATCCGGGCCTGGCCCGCGATCCGGACATGCTGGCGCATCATGCGATTCTGGGCGCGGGGCCCGAAACAGCGTCCCGGGCCATCGAATACGTGCGGGCCGCCATCGCGCGCAGCACCGAGCGCGCCATGCGGGCGGATACCGTGCGGCTGTGGCAGTCGGCGATCGAACTGCACGAATTGGCCGGGCACACCGGGGATCACGCCGCATCCGGCGATCGGGCCATGGTGCTGGAGGCGCACTGCGAACTGGTCAATGCACTGGCCTATCAGGGGCGGCTGCTCGATGCCCGTGGTGAACGACAGCGGGCCATAGCGCTGGCCCGGCGGCTGGACGATCGGCAGCTGCTGATTCGCGCGCAGACCAGCTGGCGGGTGCCGAATATGTGGACGCTGGTCGAAGCGGGCACGCCCACGCCCGATCTCACCGAGATACTCGGTCCCGTCGCCATGGCGGAGCTCCCCCGCGAGACGCAGGCACGGTTACTGCTGTCCATCGTCCTCGATACCGCGGTGGCGGCACGGACCGGGGAGACCTGGGCCGCCGCCGAGCGGGCCGTACAGCTCGCACGGGCCGTCGACGAGCCCGAATTGCTGTGCTGGGCGCTCAATATCCAGACCTTCGCGCTGCTGCAGGGCAGCCCGCGCGAACCCGCCGAGGAGATTCTGCGGATCGCCGAGGCCGCGGGGCTCGGCGAGTACCGGGCCGTCGCGCACTACTCGCTGTATCGCGCCGCGCTGTGCGAGAGCGATCTGCGGGCGGCGGCCGACCATGCCGCGCTCGCGCTGGAGGAGGCCACCGACGGTCAGCTCCAGCAGATTCTCGATGCGCTGGGTCTTTTCGGGTTCGAGGCGGCCATGCTGCGCGGCGATCTGCCCGCGGCGCGGCGAGCTTTCGAGGAGCGCTTCACCCGGCTGGCGCAGCGCGGGCTCGCCGACGCCGCGGGCGTGCTGCTGCTGGGCGAGGTCTCACTGGCCTGGGCGAAGGGCGATCTTTCCGGACTGATCGAACCGGTGACCGAACTGTTCGAGGTGGCGCCGGAAATCGCGGCGCCGGTGTACACCATGGCGCTGCTGCATGCGGGTGGGCGGGCGCGCGCCCGCGCGGTGTACGACCGGTATCCGCGGGTCTTCCCGTATGTGTGGCCGACCACATTCGCGGTACTGCGGGCGCACGCGGCGATCGAGTTCGGCGACAGCGAGGAAATTCGCCGGCTGTACGAGCAACTCGCGGGGCATAGCGAAACCATCGCGGGCATCGAGACCGGGCTGTGCCTGCATCTCGGCCCGATGGACAGTACGCTCGCCGATTTGGCGGTAGCGCTGGGCAATACGAAGAAAGCCGCTATCCATCGGGCCCGTGCCGAAGCCCTGCTCTTACGAATGCGCGCCGATCTGGCGGTGATCGACCTCGAGGTCAGCCGGCCGCGAATGACGACATCGGCGTGA
- a CDS encoding BTAD domain-containing putative transcriptional regulator, translating to MTEPQVRVLGPIQLIVDDRPVGLGATMLRAVLARLVAAGGRSAATDRLIDDLWEGNPPPTAASVLQVHIHNLRRLIEPDRPRRARSQYLVSESSGYALKLAPESVDAWQFEALMRAYEQRLRAPGGLPDPVERRNALDAALGCWNGAAFEGLTTFGWAAQDADRLTDLRLTAAEMRAAVELDLNRPTEVTIELRTLLDEHPEREEIARLLATAQYRIGQQAQALSTLRHSREFLGEHYGIDPSPALRELEAAILSHSETLAGAETPPGPAPSIRIRRTPEHSGYVREHTVLRETAAIAATERLQMVWIAGEAGAGKTTLTESALADLGAESWTFLRGGCPEVDGAPPAWAWAEVLDALDPVASESLAAGDAFTIARTVVSLCKQRSAAGPVVILIEDAHRADTATLQVLRQVVNWLRDEPVLMVITLRGSEAGQGLHATAAALTHCTAEWLELGGLDLAATRKLALGSGLREISQEALELLHRRTGGNPLFVREMAKLLASQHGSGETGEVPDSIRELITTRLRRLSPEVGSALAHLAIWGDGVDLRVLSQAAGISEDEVIDLIAEAEAATLVRTDRTGRITFDHALIHDTVYLGIPRLRRMRLHWAALELLDGNVEDFPGLARDPETLARHAALGARPETAVRAIEYVMAAAHHDTERGMAADTVRLWRSVIELRELAGHTAVHAERSVRVALIDAHLALVNALAYQCRWFEARDVRDRAIELAQALGDQPLLVRTLTCWRAPIMYPALQGFDPQERLVRAIDSCLTGDIDDADRVRLLVAAAIETAGDYRDSGLSHRYAVAALALARGCDDPELLCAAINAVALVRFVSSEDLALVEELLEVAERAELDQYRALGHYGLFRCALGRVDLPEACRQAELALGVVTDALLPQLILMLGCIAAPFALLRGDIDGADRLYTEFDERLAQLGFLRSGGPRSAIALSQAWASGDLAGLQEQMREVYTQAPGYGGPFYALALLAAGQHDRAEELYREFTPIRPTLFPQAEYGIRAYVALGLGLTEDFESLYRQLAPYAGTFLGLEGTGAVCGTTDTVLAMLAMSQGDFERAATHQENSERLTNRTRTELADLQPPRLDPMGYRRRTTVVAH from the coding sequence ATGACGGAACCGCAGGTACGCGTACTCGGGCCAATTCAGTTGATTGTGGACGACCGACCGGTCGGATTGGGCGCGACCATGTTGCGGGCCGTCCTGGCCCGGCTGGTCGCCGCCGGTGGGCGCTCGGCTGCCACGGATCGGCTCATCGACGATCTGTGGGAGGGCAATCCGCCGCCGACGGCCGCATCGGTGCTGCAGGTGCACATTCACAATCTGCGCCGGCTGATCGAACCAGATCGGCCGCGGCGGGCCAGATCTCAGTATTTGGTGTCCGAATCGTCCGGTTACGCACTCAAACTCGCGCCCGAGTCGGTCGATGCCTGGCAATTCGAAGCGCTGATGCGCGCCTATGAGCAGCGGTTGCGCGCGCCCGGCGGGCTACCGGATCCGGTCGAACGGCGCAATGCCCTCGATGCCGCACTGGGGTGCTGGAACGGCGCCGCGTTCGAGGGGCTCACCACATTCGGGTGGGCCGCACAGGATGCCGATCGCCTCACCGATCTGCGATTGACGGCGGCCGAAATGCGCGCGGCCGTCGAACTCGATCTCAATCGGCCCACCGAAGTCACCATCGAACTGCGCACCCTGCTCGATGAGCATCCCGAGCGCGAGGAAATCGCCCGGCTGCTCGCCACGGCGCAATACCGCATCGGGCAGCAGGCGCAGGCGCTGTCCACACTGCGGCACTCACGTGAATTTCTCGGCGAGCACTACGGAATCGATCCGAGTCCGGCGCTGCGCGAGTTGGAGGCGGCCATCCTCAGCCACTCCGAAACTCTCGCCGGTGCGGAAACGCCGCCCGGGCCCGCGCCGTCCATTCGAATTCGGCGCACTCCCGAGCACAGCGGGTACGTCCGGGAACACACGGTGCTGCGCGAAACCGCCGCCATCGCGGCGACGGAGCGCTTGCAAATGGTGTGGATCGCGGGTGAGGCGGGCGCCGGAAAAACCACGCTCACCGAATCCGCGCTCGCCGATCTCGGTGCGGAATCGTGGACATTTCTGCGTGGGGGATGTCCCGAGGTGGATGGCGCACCGCCCGCATGGGCGTGGGCGGAGGTGCTCGACGCGCTCGATCCGGTGGCTTCCGAAAGTCTGGCGGCGGGTGACGCATTCACCATTGCGCGGACTGTAGTGAGTCTGTGTAAACAGCGCAGTGCGGCCGGGCCGGTGGTCATCCTCATCGAAGACGCGCATCGCGCGGATACCGCGACCCTGCAGGTGCTGCGGCAGGTGGTGAATTGGCTGCGTGACGAACCGGTGCTCATGGTGATCACGCTGCGCGGGTCCGAGGCCGGGCAGGGGCTGCATGCCACGGCGGCGGCGCTCACCCACTGCACCGCGGAATGGCTGGAACTCGGCGGGCTCGATCTGGCCGCCACGCGGAAACTGGCTCTGGGTTCCGGATTGCGGGAGATCTCCCAGGAGGCACTGGAATTGCTGCACCGGCGGACGGGCGGCAATCCGCTGTTCGTGCGGGAGATGGCTAAACTGCTTGCCTCGCAGCATGGTTCGGGTGAGACCGGGGAGGTGCCCGATTCCATTCGGGAGCTGATCACCACTCGGCTGCGGCGGCTGTCGCCCGAAGTCGGCAGTGCCCTGGCGCATCTCGCCATCTGGGGTGACGGCGTCGATCTGCGGGTATTGAGCCAGGCCGCCGGGATTTCCGAGGACGAGGTGATCGATCTGATCGCCGAGGCCGAGGCGGCCACGCTGGTGCGCACCGACCGCACCGGGCGTATCACCTTCGACCATGCGCTGATCCATGACACGGTGTATCTGGGGATTCCGCGGTTGCGGCGGATGCGATTGCACTGGGCGGCATTGGAATTGCTGGACGGCAATGTCGAGGACTTTCCGGGGCTGGCGCGGGATCCGGAGACGCTGGCCCGGCATGCCGCGCTCGGCGCGCGGCCGGAAACAGCCGTGCGGGCGATCGAATACGTGATGGCGGCCGCGCATCACGATACCGAGCGGGGCATGGCGGCCGACACCGTGCGGCTGTGGAGATCCGTCATCGAATTGCGCGAACTGGCCGGGCATACCGCGGTCCACGCCGAGCGCAGTGTGCGGGTCGCGCTGATCGACGCTCATCTCGCGCTGGTGAATGCCCTTGCCTACCAGTGCCGCTGGTTCGAAGCGCGCGATGTCCGGGATCGGGCGATCGAGCTCGCGCAGGCGCTCGGTGATCAGCCGCTGCTGGTGCGGACGCTCACCTGCTGGCGGGCGCCGATCATGTATCCGGCGCTGCAGGGCTTCGATCCGCAGGAGCGGCTGGTGCGGGCCATTGACAGCTGCCTGACGGGCGATATCGACGATGCCGACCGCGTTCGACTGCTGGTCGCCGCCGCCATCGAAACCGCTGGGGATTACCGTGATTCGGGGCTCAGCCATCGATATGCGGTGGCGGCTTTGGCACTGGCGCGCGGGTGTGACGATCCGGAGCTGCTCTGCGCGGCGATCAATGCCGTGGCCCTGGTCCGGTTCGTCTCCAGCGAGGATCTGGCGCTCGTGGAGGAATTGCTGGAGGTGGCCGAGCGCGCCGAGCTGGATCAGTATCGGGCACTCGGTCATTACGGCCTGTTCCGCTGCGCGCTCGGCCGGGTGGATCTGCCCGAGGCGTGCAGACAAGCCGAACTTGCTCTAGGGGTTGTCACCGACGCCCTACTGCCGCAGCTGATTCTCATGCTCGGCTGCATTGCCGCACCGTTCGCGCTGCTGCGCGGTGATATCGACGGAGCGGATCGGCTCTACACGGAATTCGACGAACGGCTCGCCCAACTCGGGTTCCTCCGCAGCGGCGGCCCCCGCTCCGCCATCGCCCTCTCACAGGCGTGGGCCAGTGGCGATCTGGCCGGATTGCAGGAGCAAATGCGCGAGGTATACACGCAGGCGCCAGGTTACGGCGGACCGTTCTACGCATTGGCGTTACTCGCAGCGGGACAACACGACAGAGCCGAAGAGCTCTACCGAGAGTTCACCCCCATCCGCCCCACCCTCTTTCCACAAGCCGAGTACGGAATTCGCGCCTACGTGGCGCTCGGACTCGGCCTCACCGAAGACTTCGAATCCCTGTACCGCCAACTCGCCCCCTACGCCGGAACATTCCTCGGCCTGGAAGGCACCGGCGCCGTCTGCGGCACCACCGACACCGTCCTGGCCATGCTCGCCATGTCCCAGGGCGACTTCGAACGAGCAGCAACCCACCAGGAAAACTCCGAACGCCTCACCAACCGCACCCGAACCGAACTCGCCGACCTGCAACCACCCCGCCTCGACCCCATGGGCTACCGCCGGCGCACCACAGTCGTCGCACACTGA
- a CDS encoding DUF4254 domain-containing protein has product MTQLPSKETVLAACAGTVPDPHPMLLAAYELAGLHEARLVAGHDEVCEIDCRRAILVHGIDCYVARSVTPALGAAFMHTETVGAVVDRLAEFSVSAFAALRQDIEQRQQHYAWQRLAELSLGYMDLAFEIGTGRRRVPDCCRASTPSGATAKSAAGQDIS; this is encoded by the coding sequence GTGACTCAATTGCCCTCGAAGGAAACGGTTCTCGCGGCTTGCGCGGGTACGGTGCCGGATCCGCATCCCATGCTGTTGGCGGCGTACGAGCTAGCTGGTCTACATGAAGCGCGATTGGTTGCCGGTCATGACGAGGTCTGTGAGATCGACTGTCGTCGAGCGATTTTGGTGCACGGCATCGATTGCTATGTGGCGCGATCGGTAACACCGGCGCTCGGTGCGGCGTTCATGCACACCGAAACTGTTGGTGCGGTGGTGGATCGGCTCGCCGAGTTCTCGGTGTCCGCTTTCGCCGCGTTGCGGCAGGACATCGAGCAGAGGCAACAGCATTACGCCTGGCAGCGACTGGCCGAGTTGTCTCTCGGGTATATGGACCTCGCTTTCGAGATCGGCACCGGTCGGCGTCGGGTGCCGGACTGCTGTAGGGCATCGACGCCGAGTGGGGCTACTGCGAAATCTGCCGCAGGGCAGGATATTTCATGA
- a CDS encoding Scr1 family TA system antitoxin-like transcriptional regulator: MAPSSPIVARWELMLRLRERRLELDIGPAAIAKKLRISSGYWSHIEGERNLLSEDKLRVLLHWLEFDDDEKRELLQLRVVARQRAWWSHYSGLFGADQLRLIGLEHGAQTIQTYETVVFPGLLQAEPYARAIIASAVGSVRPAEVDQRVAVRMLRQQRLGGDDPIRLIAVIGQAALVHETGGPEVLRQQLDHIAQLIQQHPDTLDVRVIPFSCREGNALGGATFHLLDFENTRLPTLAWQESAVAGETTDNDIRIRELSYAFGQVQSIALDQESSLNLIRRSARELESRA; encoded by the coding sequence GTGGCACCTTCCTCACCGATCGTCGCGCGCTGGGAACTCATGCTCCGACTGCGGGAGCGACGGTTGGAGCTCGATATCGGCCCGGCCGCTATCGCCAAGAAGCTGCGCATCTCCAGCGGCTACTGGTCCCATATCGAAGGTGAGCGAAATCTACTGTCGGAGGACAAGCTTCGAGTCCTGCTGCACTGGCTGGAGTTCGACGACGACGAGAAGCGAGAGCTATTGCAGCTCCGGGTCGTGGCCAGGCAGCGGGCGTGGTGGTCACACTATTCGGGACTGTTCGGGGCCGACCAATTGCGACTTATCGGGCTCGAGCACGGCGCCCAAACGATCCAGACATACGAAACAGTCGTATTTCCTGGACTTTTGCAGGCCGAACCTTATGCGCGGGCGATCATCGCCTCAGCCGTCGGTAGCGTTCGGCCGGCGGAGGTAGATCAGCGGGTCGCTGTTCGGATGTTGCGACAGCAGCGGCTCGGCGGCGACGATCCGATCCGCTTGATCGCGGTGATCGGACAGGCCGCCCTGGTACATGAGACCGGCGGACCCGAGGTCCTGCGACAACAGCTCGATCACATCGCACAGCTCATCCAGCAGCATCCGGACACCCTCGACGTTCGTGTCATACCCTTCTCGTGCCGCGAAGGTAATGCCCTCGGCGGGGCGACCTTTCACCTGCTCGATTTCGAGAACACCCGGCTGCCGACCCTCGCCTGGCAGGAGTCCGCAGTCGCCGGAGAGACCACCGACAACGACATACGGATCCGCGAACTGTCCTACGCATTCGGCCAGGTGCAGTCGATCGCACTTGACCAGGAGAGCTCGCTGAACCTGATCAGACGATCAGCTCGCGAACTAGAATCGCGGGCATGA
- a CDS encoding DUF397 domain-containing protein, with protein sequence MSSIAGGWVKSSYSNASQSCVEVRWATDKVLIRDSKYQRDPANNPADQPFIAVPLRIWDTFLQKAVGEIDGPSGLPTVEQDDLGVSLRFEGIALRYTRVEWAAFCDGIRAGEFVCA encoded by the coding sequence ATGAGTTCCATCGCTGGAGGTTGGGTGAAATCGTCATACTCCAATGCCAGCCAGAGCTGCGTCGAGGTTCGGTGGGCCACTGACAAAGTGCTGATCCGGGACAGCAAGTACCAGCGAGATCCCGCGAATAACCCGGCCGATCAGCCGTTCATCGCTGTTCCGCTGCGGATCTGGGACACCTTCTTGCAGAAGGCAGTTGGTGAAATCGACGGTCCCAGCGGACTTCCCACGGTCGAGCAGGATGATCTGGGGGTGTCGCTCCGATTCGAGGGAATTGCCTTGCGGTACACACGCGTTGAATGGGCGGCGTTCTGCGACGGTATACGGGCGGGCGAGTTCGTCTGTGCGTGA